A single genomic interval of Rhea pennata isolate bPtePen1 chromosome 5, bPtePen1.pri, whole genome shotgun sequence harbors:
- the API5 gene encoding apoptosis inhibitor 5, translated as MPTVEELYRNYGILADATETAGQHKDAYQAILDGVKGGAKEKRLAAQFIPKFFKHFPELADSAINAQLDLCEDEDVSIRRQAIKELPQFATGDNLPRVADILTQLLQSDDSAEFNLVNNALLSIFKMDAKGTLGGLFSQILQGEDIVRERAIKFLSTKLKTLPEEVMTKEVEEFILTESKKVLEDVTGEEFVLFMKILSGLKSLQTVSGRQQLVELVAEQADLEQTFNPSDPDCVDRLLQCTRQAVPLFSKNVHSTKFVTYFCEHVLPNLSSLTTPVEGLDIQLEVLKLLAEMSSFCGDMEKLESNLKKLFDKLLEYMPLPPEEAENGENAGNEEPKLQFSYVECLLYSFHQLGRKLPDFLTAKLNAEKLKDFKIRLQYFARGLQVYIRQLRLALQGKTGEALKTEENKIKVVALKITNNINVLIKDLFHIPPSYKSTVTLSWKPVQKADAGQKRTSEDTTSSSPPKKAPAGPKRDARQIYNPPSGKYSSNLGSFSYEQRGSFRGGRGRGWGGRGNRSRGRIY; from the exons ATGCCCACCGTCGAGGAGCTCTACCGCAACTACGGGATCCTGGCGGACGCCACCGAGACGGCGGGCCAG CATAAGGATGCTTACCAGGCGATTTTGGATGGTGTGAAGGGAGGTGCCAAGGAGAAGAGACTTGCAGCCCAGTTTATTCCTAAATTCTTCAAGCATTTTCCTGAGTTGGCTGACTCAGCTATCAATGCCCAGCTGGACCTCTGTGAGGATGAAGATGTTTCT ATCCGTCGCCAAGCAATCAAAGAATTGCCTCAGTTTGCCACTGGAGATAATCTTCCTCGGGTAGCAGACATACTGACTCAGCTTCTACAGTCAG ATGATTCTGCAGAATTCAATTTGGTGAACAATGCTTTGCTCAGTATATTCAAGATGGATGCTAAAG GGACTTTAGGAGGCCTGTTCAGTCAAATTCTTCAAGGAGAGGATATTGTGAGAGAAAGAGCCATCAAGTTCCTTTCTACAAAACTCAAAACCTTGCCTGAGGAGGTGATGACAAAGGAGGTAGAAGAATTCATCTTAACTGAATCAAAGAAG GTCCTGGAAGATGTAACAGGCGAGGAATTTGTTCTATTCATGAAAATACTGTCTGGATTAAAAAGCTTACAGACAGTAAGTGGCAGGCAACAGCTAGTGGAACTGGTAGCTGAACAAGCTGACCTGGAGCAAACGTTCAATCCATCTGATCCAGACTGTGTGGACAGACTGCTGCAGTGTACTCGGCAGGCAGTGCCGCTCTTCTCg aaaaatgttcATTCCACAAAATTTGTTACTTACTTCTGTGAGCATGTGCTGCCAAACCTCAGTTCTTTGACTACACCAGTAGAAGGTCTTGATATCCAGTTAGAG GTTTTGAAGCTTCTTGCTGAAATGAGTTCATTTTGTGGTGATATGGAAAAGCTTGAATCGAACTTGAAGAAACTGTTTGATAAATTACTG gaGTACATGCCACTTCCTCCAGAGGAAGCAGAGAATGGAGAGAATGCTGGCAATGAAGAACCCAAGTTGCAATTCAGTTATGTGGAGTGTTTGTTGTATAGCTTCCATCAGCTGGGGCGTAAACTTCCAGACTTCCTCACAGCCAAGCTGAATGCAGAGAAATTGAAAGATTTTAAGATCAG GCTACAGTATTTTGCTCGAGGATTGCAGGTATACATTCGACAGCTTCGTCTAGCACTTCAAGGAAAAACTGGAGAAGCCTTGAAAACGGAGGAG AACAAGATTAAAGTGGTTGCCTTGAAAATAACCAATAACATAAATGTTTTAATCAAG gaTCTCTTCCATATTCCTCCTTCCTATAAAAGTACAGTTACGCTGTCCTGGAAACCAGTACAGAAGGCAGATGCAGG tcAAAAAAGAACAAGTGAAGATACAACCTCAAGTTCACCCCCGAAGAAAGCTCCAGCAGGACCAAAAAGGGATGCCAGGCAAATATACAACCCTCCCAGTGGAAAATACAGTAGCAACCTGGGTAGTTTTTCTTATG agcaaagaGGTAGTTTCCGAGGTGGACGAGGAAGAGGCTGGGGAGGACGTGGCAATCGTAGCAGAGGAAGAATCTACTGA